In Streptomyces sp. 840.1, one DNA window encodes the following:
- a CDS encoding ROK family transcriptional regulator translates to METPGSQTSLHRANLERVVRAVRMAGSLTQAEIARSTGLSAATVSNIVRELKEGGTVEVTPTSAGGRRARSVSLSGDAGIVIGVDFGHTHLRVAVGNLAHQVLAEESEPLDVDASSAEGFGRAEQLVNRLIETTGISPGKVIGVGLGVPGPIDVESGTLGSTSILPGWTGINPREELAGRLGVPVYVDNDANLGALGELVWGSGRGVTDLAYIKVASGVGAGLVIDGHIYRGPGGTAGEIGHITLDESGPVCRCGNRGCLETFTAARYVLPLLQPSHGPDLTMERVVQLAREGDPGCRRVIGDVGRHIGSGVANLCNLLNPSRVVLGGSLAEAGELVLGPIRDSVSRYSIPSAARQLSVLPGALGGRAEVLGALALVLSEMGDSTLLESTLPTATPAFT, encoded by the coding sequence ATGGAGACTCCGGGGTCGCAGACATCTCTGCATCGCGCCAACCTTGAGCGGGTAGTGCGCGCCGTACGTATGGCGGGTTCGCTCACCCAGGCGGAGATCGCCAGGAGCACGGGCCTCTCCGCGGCCACCGTCTCCAATATCGTTCGCGAACTGAAAGAGGGCGGCACGGTCGAGGTGACCCCCACCTCGGCGGGCGGCCGCCGCGCGCGCAGCGTCTCGCTCAGTGGTGACGCGGGCATCGTCATCGGCGTCGATTTCGGGCACACGCACCTTCGGGTGGCGGTCGGCAACCTGGCCCACCAGGTGCTCGCCGAGGAGTCCGAGCCGCTGGACGTGGACGCCTCGTCCGCGGAGGGCTTCGGACGGGCGGAACAGCTGGTCAACCGGCTGATCGAGACGACCGGGATCAGCCCCGGCAAGGTGATCGGGGTCGGCCTCGGTGTACCCGGCCCGATCGACGTCGAGTCCGGCACGCTGGGCTCCACGTCGATCCTGCCGGGGTGGACGGGCATCAACCCCAGGGAAGAGCTGGCCGGCCGCCTCGGAGTGCCGGTCTACGTGGACAACGACGCCAACCTCGGGGCCCTGGGGGAGCTGGTCTGGGGGAGCGGCCGGGGGGTCACGGACCTCGCGTACATCAAGGTCGCGAGCGGTGTCGGCGCCGGTCTGGTGATCGACGGGCACATCTACCGGGGCCCCGGCGGCACGGCCGGCGAGATCGGCCACATCACCCTCGACGAATCGGGTCCGGTCTGCCGCTGCGGCAACCGCGGATGCCTGGAGACGTTCACGGCCGCGCGGTACGTGCTGCCGCTGCTCCAGCCCAGCCACGGCCCCGATCTCACCATGGAGCGGGTGGTCCAGCTGGCCCGTGAGGGCGATCCGGGATGCCGCCGGGTGATCGGTGACGTCGGGCGGCACATCGGCAGCGGGGTGGCGAACCTCTGCAATCTGCTCAACCCCAGCCGGGTGGTCCTCGGCGGCTCGCTCGCGGAGGCCGGCGAACTGGTCCTCGGGCCGATCCGCGACTCGGTCTCGCGCTACTCCATCCCCAGCGCCGCGCGGCAGCTCTCGGTGCTCCCGGGGGCGCTCGGCGGCCGGGCGGAAGTGCTCGGCGCGCTCGCCCTCGTCCTGAGTGAGATGGGTGATTCGACCCTTTTGGAGAGCACCCTCCCGACGGCGACCCCTGCCTTCACTTAG
- a CDS encoding carbohydrate ABC transporter permease, whose translation MQHGKYRFIVGFLVVPLVLYAVFVIWPFIQAIYYSFTDWTGLSPDFKMVGFDNYTRMLKDDIFWKSLQHSLVLVLVLPLVTLGLALFFAFMLNVGGRRRKNAAVSGVRGSGFYKIAYFFPQVLSIVIVALLFQFAFNPRSGMLNSALKGVGLGSIQPDWLGDPSLALICVMSVLVWSTVGFFVVLFSAGMASIPKDFYEAALLDGANRITTFFRITLPLLWDTVQSGWVYMGILALGVEAFTAVQVMTVGPGGPDYSSTVLPLYVYQTAFRDGQAGYATTIGVGLLIITMAFAAIVMRLGRRERLEF comes from the coding sequence ATGCAGCACGGCAAGTACCGCTTCATTGTGGGGTTCTTGGTAGTCCCACTGGTGTTGTACGCGGTCTTCGTCATCTGGCCGTTCATCCAGGCCATCTACTATTCGTTCACGGACTGGACCGGTCTGAGTCCCGACTTCAAGATGGTCGGCTTCGACAACTACACCAGGATGCTCAAGGACGACATCTTCTGGAAGTCCTTGCAGCACAGCCTGGTGCTGGTGCTGGTGCTACCGCTGGTGACGCTGGGCCTCGCGCTCTTCTTCGCCTTCATGCTCAATGTCGGGGGCCGGCGGCGCAAGAACGCCGCGGTCTCCGGCGTGCGGGGTTCGGGTTTCTACAAGATCGCCTACTTCTTCCCGCAGGTGCTCTCGATCGTCATCGTCGCCCTGCTGTTCCAGTTCGCGTTCAACCCGCGCAGTGGAATGCTGAATTCGGCGCTCAAGGGAGTCGGTCTCGGTTCCATTCAGCCGGACTGGCTGGGCGATCCGAGTCTCGCGCTCATCTGCGTCATGTCGGTGCTGGTCTGGTCGACCGTCGGATTCTTCGTCGTTCTCTTCTCCGCCGGAATGGCGTCCATTCCCAAGGACTTCTACGAGGCGGCGCTCCTGGACGGGGCCAACCGCATCACGACGTTCTTCAGGATCACCCTGCCGCTGCTCTGGGACACCGTGCAGTCGGGCTGGGTCTACATGGGCATCCTGGCGCTCGGGGTCGAGGCCTTCACAGCGGTACAGGTCATGACGGTGGGCCCCGGCGGCCCCGACTACTCGAGCACCGTCCTGCCGCTGTACGTCTACCAGACGGCCTTCCGTGACGGTCAGGCCGGATACGCGACGACGATCGGTGTCGGACTGCTCATCATCACCATGGCGTTCGCCGCCATCGTGATGCGACTGGGCCGGCGCGAGCGGCTGGAGTTCTGA
- a CDS encoding carbohydrate ABC transporter permease, with protein MKATDIPPVDAVKEPAPAVAKAPAPGGKEKSSEGKVLNVFSHGVLVIWAILVVMPLLWAIMASFKTDDSILSTPWALPDKLHFENWSRAWGQAHMSDYFLNTILVVGGSLIGTLLLGSMAAYVLARFDFPGNRFIYYLFIGGMSFPIILALVPLFFVMNNMGLLNTRHGLIMVYIAYSLPFTVFFLTSFFRSLPSSVAEAAMLDGASHTRTFFQVMLPMAKPGLISVGIFNFLGQWNQYLLPTVLNTDPKYRVLSQGLVELANGQGYKGDWSGLFAGLVMAMLPVLAAYIIFQRQVVAGLTAGAVK; from the coding sequence GTGAAGGCCACTGACATCCCTCCCGTGGACGCGGTGAAGGAACCGGCCCCCGCGGTGGCCAAGGCGCCCGCACCCGGCGGCAAGGAGAAGAGCAGCGAGGGCAAGGTCCTCAACGTCTTCTCGCACGGCGTGCTGGTCATCTGGGCGATCCTGGTGGTCATGCCGCTGCTCTGGGCGATCATGGCCTCGTTCAAGACGGACGACTCGATCCTGTCGACGCCGTGGGCGCTGCCGGACAAGCTTCACTTCGAGAACTGGTCGCGTGCCTGGGGCCAGGCGCACATGAGCGACTACTTCCTGAACACCATTCTGGTGGTCGGCGGTTCGCTCATCGGCACCCTGCTGCTCGGTTCGATGGCGGCGTACGTACTGGCGCGGTTCGACTTCCCGGGCAACCGCTTCATCTACTACCTGTTCATCGGAGGGATGAGTTTCCCGATCATCCTGGCGCTGGTCCCGCTGTTCTTCGTCATGAACAACATGGGCCTGCTGAACACGCGGCACGGACTGATCATGGTCTACATCGCGTACTCGCTGCCCTTCACCGTCTTCTTCCTCACCTCGTTCTTCCGCTCGTTGCCGAGCTCGGTGGCCGAGGCGGCGATGCTCGACGGGGCCTCGCACACCCGGACGTTCTTCCAGGTGATGCTGCCGATGGCGAAGCCCGGCCTGATCAGCGTCGGTATCTTCAACTTCCTCGGGCAGTGGAACCAGTACCTGCTGCCAACGGTCCTGAACACCGATCCGAAGTACCGGGTGCTCTCCCAGGGCCTGGTCGAACTGGCCAACGGGCAGGGCTACAAGGGCGACTGGTCAGGTCTCTTCGCCGGTCTGGTGATGGCGATGCTGCCGGTCCTCGCGGCCTACATCATCTTCCAGCGCCAGGTGGTGGCCGGCCTCACCGCAGGAGCGGTGAAGTAA